The Penaeus monodon isolate SGIC_2016 chromosome 5, NSTDA_Pmon_1, whole genome shotgun sequence genome window below encodes:
- the LOC119573541 gene encoding trihydrophobin-like has protein sequence MPCAPGTVWNQQKLTCDHEWASPCVTGSYLTPEGLPCGGGSGGNGGGGGDGGNGGGGGDGGNGGGGGDGGNGGNGGSIDGCVIDCSLGKYLPHPSDCRKFIQCAPYGPEEMPCAPGTVWNQQKLTCDHEWASPCVTGSYLTPEGLPCGGGSGGNGGGGGDGGNGGGGGDGGNGDGGNGGDDCPTVVSRKGRSFFPHPRIISRACASHGAP, from the exons ATGCCTTGTGCTCCTGGAACGGTCTGGAACCAACAGAAACTCACCTGTGATCACGAATGGGCTTCTCCGTGTGTGACAGGCAGCTACTTGACTCCAGAAGGTCTGCCATGtggaggaggtagtggtggaaacggaggtggtggtggagacggcggaaacggaggtggaggtggagacggcggaaacggaggtggcggTGGAGACGGCGGTAATGGAGGAAATGGTGGAAGCATCGACGGCTGCGTCATTGATTGCTCCCTCGGAAAGTATCTGCCACATCCAAGTGACTGCCGCAAGTTCATCCAGTGTGCCCCGTATGGTCCTGAAGAGATGCCTTGTGCTCCTGGAACGGTCTGGAACCAACAGAAACTCACCTGTGATCACGAATGGGCTTCTCCGTGTGTGACAGGCAGCTACTTGACTCCAGAAGGTCTGCCATGtggaggaggtagtggtggaaatggaggtggaggtggagacggcggaaacggag gtggaggtggagacggcggaaacggagatGGCGGAAATGGAGGTGATGATTGTCCCACTGTCGTGTCCAGAAAAGGAAGATCTTTTTTCCCTCATCCCCGGATT ATTTCCAGAGCCTGTGCTTCCCACGGAGCCCCCTGA